One stretch of Streptomyces sp. MMBL 11-1 DNA includes these proteins:
- a CDS encoding pentapeptide repeat-containing protein, with product MTHSEAAEHADRLRELLYLACPDAPAWAIKSTAEAITRHAEEMPREPVPETAGLTQPRPDSDPALFETDRLLSRVDLSGTALSRVDLSGADLSGGDLSNADLSGADLTRAKLSRANLVGADLTQAVLTHANLIGGDLSGAKLINADLHGADLTRARLTSADLHGANLTYAGLTNADLSGANLTYARLTDALLMDANLIDASLVGAHLADGVLTGADLTGANLTSADLTRVNLSGANLISADLTHANLTSADLAGADLSGADLISATLLSASNMRLPVGATWNRETMWPAELVRTIAEHSDEVSPGVYQVRGGGRSSDRDTAGV from the coding sequence ATGACGCACTCCGAAGCAGCCGAGCACGCAGACCGCCTGCGCGAACTGCTCTACCTCGCCTGCCCCGATGCCCCGGCCTGGGCTATCAAGTCCACGGCCGAAGCCATCACCCGGCACGCCGAGGAGATGCCCCGCGAACCGGTCCCCGAGACCGCCGGCCTCACCCAGCCCCGACCCGATTCGGATCCGGCTCTGTTCGAGACGGATCGGCTGCTGTCGCGCGTCGATCTGTCCGGCACGGCTCTGTCCCGCGTCGATCTGTCCGGCGCGGACCTGTCCGGCGGTGACCTGTCGAACGCCGACCTGTCCGGGGCTGACCTGACCAGGGCGAAACTGTCCCGCGCAAACCTGGTCGGCGCGGACCTGACCCAGGCGGTCCTGACCCACGCAAACCTGATCGGCGGGGACCTGTCCGGCGCGAAGCTGATCAACGCGGATCTGCACGGCGCGGACCTGACCCGCGCGAGGCTGACCAGCGCGGATCTGCACGGCGCGAACCTGACCTACGCGGGGCTGACCAACGCGGATCTGAGCGGCGCGAACCTGACGTACGCGAGGCTGACCGACGCGCTTCTGATGGATGCGAATCTGATCGACGCGTCTCTGGTTGGTGCGCATCTGGCCGACGGGGTGCTGACCGGTGCGGACCTGACTGGCGCGAACCTGACTAGCGCGGACCTGACCAGGGTGAACCTGTCCGGTGCGAACCTGATCAGCGCGGACCTGACCCACGCAAATCTGACCAGCGCGGACCTGGCTGGCGCGGACCTGTCCGGTGCCGACCTAATCAGCGCGACGCTCTTGAGCGCTTCGAACATGCGCCTTCCAGTAGGAGCGACCTGGAACCGCGAAACCATGTGGCCCGCCGAATTGGTACGAACTATTGCCGAACACTCAGACGAGGTGAGTCCGGGCGTCTACCAGGTACGCGGCGGCGGGCGGAGCTCGGATCGTGACACCGCCGGGGTGTGA
- a CDS encoding DUF6313 family protein has protein sequence MSHEPPPPHGGGPPPPGRRQRLRARWADRHALPRFGFWLLSRGALVLSVCGMLYVLNGFLIGWTDAYDVMLGITSPAEVRPQWCAWPLSLIGWAAIPAVVGAAAGYVITEQIKTHRARELSEVLSELRGLAVPPSPPPASGDGA, from the coding sequence GTGTCCCACGAACCACCTCCTCCGCACGGCGGCGGCCCTCCGCCTCCGGGGCGGCGGCAACGATTACGGGCTCGCTGGGCAGACCGGCACGCCCTGCCCCGGTTCGGCTTCTGGCTGCTCAGCCGCGGCGCCCTCGTGCTTTCAGTGTGCGGGATGCTGTACGTCCTGAACGGGTTCCTGATCGGCTGGACGGACGCCTATGACGTGATGCTCGGCATCACCTCACCCGCCGAAGTCCGTCCGCAGTGGTGCGCCTGGCCGCTTTCCCTGATCGGCTGGGCCGCGATCCCCGCCGTCGTCGGAGCGGCGGCCGGCTACGTCATCACCGAACAGATCAAAACCCACCGTGCACGCGAGCTGAGCGAGGTGCTCAGCGAACTACGCGGTTTGGCTGTGCCTCCCAGTCCGCCACCGGCCTCCGGAGACGGCGCGTGA